The Phyllostomus discolor isolate MPI-MPIP mPhyDis1 chromosome 4, mPhyDis1.pri.v3, whole genome shotgun sequence genome window below encodes:
- the TTC30B gene encoding tetratricopeptide repeat protein 30B, translating to MARLGSTQIPDGEFTAVVYRLIRDSRYAEAVQLLGGELQRIPRSRAGLSLLGYCYYRLQEFALAAECYEQLSQLHPELEQYRLYQAQALYKACLYPEATRVAFLLLDNPAYHSRVLRLQAAIKYSEGDLPGARSLVEQLLSGEGGEDSGGENESDGQVNLGCLLYKEGQYQAACSKFFAALQASGYRPDLCYNLALAYYSSRQYAPALKHIADIVERGIHQHPELGVGMTTEGIDVRSVGNTLVLHQTALVEAFNLKAAIEYQLKNHEAAQEALTDMPPRAEEELDPVTLHNQALMNMDARPTEGFEKLQFLLQQNPFPPETFGNLLLLYCKYEYFDLAADVLAENAHLTFKFLTPYLYDFLDAMITCQTAPEEAFIRLDGLAGTLTEQLRKLTIQVQEARHSRDDEAAKKAVNAYNDILEKYIPVLMAQAKIYWNLENYPVVEKIFRKSVEFCSDHDVWKLNVAHVLFMQENKYKEAIGFYEPIVKKHYDNILSVSAIVLANLCVSYIMTSQNEEAEELMRKIEKEEDQLSYDDPDKKTYHLCIVNLVIGTLYCAKGNYDFGISRVIKSLEPYNKKLGTDTWYYAKRCFLSLLENMSKHTIMLRDSVIQECVRFLEHCELYGRNVPAIIEQPLEEERMHTGKNTVTYESRQLKALIYEIIGWNM from the coding sequence ATGGCGAGGCTGGGCAGTACGCAGATCCCCGACGGGGAGTTCACCGCGGTGGTGTACCGGCTCATCCGCGATTCCCGCTACGCCGAGGCGGTGCAGCTGCTGGGCGGAGAGCTCCAGCGGATCCCGAGGAGCCGCGCCGGCCTGTCGCTGCTGGGCTACTGCTACTACCGCCTGCAGGAGTTCGCGCTGGCCGCCGAGTGCTATGAGCAGCTGAGCCAGCTGCACCCGGAGCTGGAGCAGTACCGCCTGtaccaggcccaggccctgtaCAAGGCCTGCCTTTATCCGGAGGCCACCCGGGTGGCCTTCCTCCTCTTGGACAACCCCGCCTACCACAGCCGTGTCCTCCGTCTGCAAGCTGCCATCAAGTACAGCGAGGGCGATCTTCCCGGGGCCAGGAGCCTGGTGGAGCAGCTACtgagtggggaaggaggagaagacagTGGGGGTGAGAACGAGTCAGATGGCCAGGTCAACCTGGGTTGTTTGCTCTATAAGGAGGGACAGTACCAAGCTGCATGTTCCAAGTTCTTTGCAGCCCTGCAGGCCTCAGGCTACCGGCCTGACCTTTGCTACAATCTGGCTTTGGCCTATTATAGCAGTCGACAGTATGCCCCAGCCCTGAAGCACATCGCAGACATTGTTGAGCGTGGCATCCACCAGCACCCAGAGCTAGGTGTGGGCATGACTACCGAAGGCATCGATGTTCGCAGTGTTGGCAACACTTTAGTCCTTCACCAGACTGCTCTGGTGGAAGCCTTCAACCTCAAGGCAGCCATAGAATACCAACTGAAAAATCATGAGGCTGCCCAGGAAGCCCTCACTGACATGCCACCCAGGGCAGAGGAAGAGTTGGACCCTGTGACTCTGCACAACCAGGCACTAATGAACATGGATGCCAGACCTACAGAAGGGTTTGAAAAGCTACAGTTTTTGCTCCAACAGAACCCCTTCCCCCCAGAGACCTTTGGCAACCTGTTGCTGCTGTACTGTAAGTATGAGTATTTTGACCTGGCTGCAGATGTCCTGGCAGAGAATGCCCACTTGACTTTTAAGTTCCTCACACCCTATCTCTATGACTTCTTGGATGCCATGATCACTTGCCAGACAGCTCCTGAAGAGGCTTTCATTAGGCTTGATGGGCTAGCAGGGACGCTGACTGAGCAGCTTCGGAAACTCACtatacaagtacaggaagcaaGACACAGCAGAGATGATGAAGCTGCCAAAAAGGCAGTGAATGCATATAATGACATCCTAGAGAAGTATATTCCCGTGCTGATGGCCCAGGCAAAAATCTACTGGAACCTTGAAAATTACCCAGTGGTGGAAAAGATCTTTCGCAAGTCTGTGGAATTCTGCAGTGACCATGATGTGTGGAAGCTGAATGTGGCCCATGTGCTGTTCATGcaggaaaacaaatacaaagaagccaTCGGTTTTTATGAGCCCATAGTCAAGAAGCATTATGACAACATCCTGAGTGTCAGTGCCATTGTACTGGCTAACCTCTGTGTTTCGTATATTATGACAAGTCAAAATGAAGAAGCCGAGGAGTTGATGAGGAAGATCGAAAAGGAGGAAGATCAGCTGTCCTATGATGACCCAGACAAGAAAACCTACCATCTCTGCATTGTGAACTTGGTGATAGGAACACTTTACTGTGCCAAAGGAAATTATGACTTTGGGATTTCTCGAGTTATCAAAAGCTTGGAACCTTATAATAAGAAACTGGGAACTGATACCTGGTATTATGCCAAAAGATGCTTCCTGTCCTTATTAGAAAACATGTCAAAACACACAATCATGCTTCGTGACAGTGTTATCCAAGAATGTGTCCGGTTTCTGGAACACTGTGAACTTTATGGCAGGAACGTACCTGCCATTATTGAACAACCcctggaggaagaaagaatgcATACTGGAAAGAATACAGTCACTTATGAATCCAGACAGTTGAAAGCTTTGATTTATGAGATTATAGGATGGAATATGTAG